ATTATCTAAAAGGTGTACAGAAGTTGAATAAAGATATCGTACAAACGCTTAGAGAAATCAATATAGAAGAATATCCTGACATCCAATCGGGTATTCAAAGAATTATTGAAGGTCTGTCGCAGGATGAAGATAGCTATTTGCAGACGAATTATGAATACAGCAAACTGTTTGTTGGGCCAGAAAAAGTAGTAGCAACACCTTACGAGTCTGTATATCGAAGCAGAGACCGATTGCTAATGCAAAAAGAGACCATTGATGTAAGGAACTTCTACCGGAAACTTGGCCTAGAAGTAATAAAAAAAGGGAGCCAGCCCGACGACCACTTGGGTTTAGAGTTGGACTGCATGTGTTATATGCTTTATCAATCATTAAAACAGCCAGAAGAACAATTTTACAATAATCTATATCGTGATTTTATTAAAAACCATATCAGCCAATGGGTCCCAAAGCACTGTGAACTCGTGCTTGAATATAGCAAAACATTAGTATGCACTGGAATGGCTCAATTGCTAAAGGGACTAATAGCATTGGAACTATCAAGTATTGAACAAAGTAAGCAAGAGCTAGACGTACTATCATAAGGAGGGGAACCAAAAATGGGAGAAGAAGTAAAATTTTCAAGAAGATCCTTTGTTAAAGGGGTAGCAGCAGTAGGTGCTACTGCAGGAATTGGGTATGGTGCATATAGTCTAACCGGTCTGAAAGAGGTTGAACCAATCGATGCACCAGTACCAGGAGTTACACCTTCGGCGACAAGTACATTTTATAATGCTTGTCCTAGAAACTGCTATGATACATGTTCACTTGTAACAACGGTAGAAGAAGGTGTTATCAAGCGAGTATCAGGAAACCCAGATAATAGTTATACTCGCGGAAAATTATGTGTCAAAGGAAATAGCTATACAAGAAGCGTGTATTCGCCAGATCGAATTCTATATCCAATGAGACAAAAAGGCAGAGGAACAGGAAACTGGGAGAGAATCAGCTGGGATGAGGCATTTACTGAAATTGCTCAAAACATCATAAAAATCAAAGAAAATTATGGTAGTACCTTACCGATATGCCTTAATAAATACTCAGGTAACTTTGAAATTATGCACTACGGAATTGAAGGCACCTTATCAAGTATAGGATATACATCAAGAGCTACTGGGACACCTTGTTGGCCAGCAGGCATTGATGCACAAACCTTCGATTTTGGAACAATCTATAATAATGATCCTGAAGATTTGGTGAATTCAAAGTATCTCATTTTATGGGGTGTTAACCCTGCATGGTGCTCGGTTCATTCGATGTACTTGGTAGAAGAAGCAAAAAGACGTGGTTGTAAGATAGTAGCGATTGACCCAATTCTGACGGCAACAGCATCAAAGGCTAACGAATATATTCAAATTAAACCAAGCACTGACGGTGCACTAGCTTTAGGTATGGCGAAATATATTCTTGACAACAAACTATACGATAGTCAATGGCTAGAGAGCAATGCGAAAGGTCATGAAGAATTCTTTGCTTATTTAAAGGATAAAGTTACAGTGAAATGGGCTTCTGAGAAGACTGGAGTACCAGTGGAAGTCATCGAACAATTAGCTAAAGAATATGCACAGGCGGATCCTGCGAATATCTGGATAGGTTATGGAATGCAGCGACATACCAATGGTGGAGCTAGCGTTCGCGCAATTGATGCCCTTGCTGCGATTACAGGAAACATCGGCAAACCAGGTGGCGGTGCACAATATGCACAATTAGAAACTTGGGGCTTTAATTATCACGCAATGGTTCACGATGCACCAGAAGGTAGTCAAGGTGATGGAAACCGTGCGATCAATATGAATAATTTTGGTGCAGAGGTGTTAGCTGCCCAAGAGCCACCAATTAAAATGTTATGGATTGCTGCTCGAAATCCTGTTGCGCAAGATCCTGAGACTTCTGTAGTGCTAAAGGCATTTGAATCGATGGATTTTGTTGTGACGGCAGACATGTATATGAATGAAACTGTGCGTATGTCAGATATAGTTCTTCCAGTAACAACTCTATTCGAAACACCGGGGGTTAACGTGAGTTATTGGCACTACTGGTTAAACCTAAATGAGCAAGCAATTCAATCATTAGGCGAAGCAAAGAGCGATGTAGAGATTGCAATGGGGTTATCGGCTAAGATGAATCAATTAGCACAAGGATCTTGCACGTACCCTACGGAAGGTAATCTTGAAGAGTGGGTAGAAAAGGAATGCAATGAAGGCATATTCACGCAATTTGGCCTTAAAGACTTTAAAGACCTGAAAACTAAGAAATCAGTAAAAGCAAAAAATAATCTTATAGCATGGGCAGACGGTAAATTCCGTACCCCATCAGGAAAATATGAACTTTATTCGGAAGAGGCAGTGAAGTTCGGTAACAAAGCTTTACCAGAATATATTGAAGAGCTACAGACTCCGGCGGAGTACCCTTTCCGATGCATATCTCCACATTGGAAATTAAATCTTCATAGCCAGTTCCAAAATCTTGATTGGGTTGAAGCGATTCATAATAAGCCGTTTATCGAAATTCATCCAAAAGTGGCTCAGAAGATGGGAATTAAAGATGGCGATTCTATTAAAATGTATAACGATCTAGGATTTATTGTAGTACCAGCAAAAATAACAGCTACTATTTCCGAAGATATTGTTGTTGTGTATGAAGCATGGTATAAAGATAAGGATTTCAATGTTAACTTTACTACAAAAGCAATTCCAGCAGACATGGGTGCAAAAGCTACAGGGATGCCAGGTATAGCGTTCCACGATAACTTTGTCAATATAACTAAGGCATAGAGGAGGGGTGAGCAAAATGACAAAAAAATTAGGCTTTTTAGTGAACTGTGAAAGATGTGTTGGTTGCCATACGTGTGAAATGGCATGCAAGAACTACTATCAGCAAGATCCAGGCATTCGTTGGAGAAAAGTTGCGTTAGTAAAGGAAGGAATCAATACTACAGTGCCTGTTAGAGAGTACATTTCACTTGCTTGTAATCACTGTGAGGAACCCGCTTGTATGAAGGTGTGTCCAGTATCTGCTTATGAGAAGAGAGAAGATGGTATTGTTCTTCATAAATACGACCTCTGTATTGGATGTAAGCTATGTATTGAGGCTTGCCCTTACACAGTGCCGGAATATAATAAAGATAAAGAAAAAGTAGAGAAGTGCCATATGTGCTACGAGAAACTTGATAAAGGTGAAAAGCCTGCTTGTGTGGCTGGATGTCCATTAGATGCTATTGATGTTATAGATTTAAATAGTACAACAGAAACGGGATTTACAACGGAATACGCTGGTTTTGCAGACCCTAGCGTAACGAAACCTTCAACAAGATTTATTAAACCAGTAGAGATTAAACAAATCCGTAGAGATTAGTATAAATGAATGTTAAAGAAACAGACCTTGAAATATACAATCGGGTCTGTTTTCTTTGTTATCAATAAAGTTATATAGTAAAATGAGGTAACGAAGGCTTCGAATTAAAATTATGAGCAATAATAGGAAGGGGAAGTTTCTATTGGATCACGTAGTCTTTATCGAAATCATATTCTCAAATACGCAACGAATACTTCTATCAGCGAAAACCGAGCCAAGCCTAGAACATATCACAGCTTTACTCAATGATCTAATCGCACAGTTACAAAAGGGAGAAGGCACCACTTACGTAGATGCGAAACATGGAGAAGGAAGTCAGAGAGTGTATCATTTCACCATTACAAGCTCTGATGAGCCAGTGCTAGTATATATTGATAAAATTCCTCTTATTGAATTCTAAGTCATAACAATGCACCATTATACGTAAAATATTTTTCGAAATAGGATTGGAGGAGTTTAAATGGCACTTACAAAAAAGGTTTTCGCAAAACCTATGACAGACATCATCACAGAAAGAATTTCTGTACGTACATATAATCCTAAGGGGCTCACGGAAACGGTAAGAAACGATTTGATAGAGTATGGCAAAACAATCATACCCCCTTTTCAGAGTAAGATTCGGTTTGAGATCATAGAAAATGACGGCATTGCTGACAGTACGAAAGGCAAAATTGGAACTTATGGAGTAATCAAAGGCTCTAAGTATTATATAGCAGCAGTTGTGGAGAATGGCGAGAAGAATTTAGAGGACATCGGTTATACACTCGAGCAGCTTATATTATATGCGACGTCAAAAGGACTCGGCACTTGCTGGCTTGGCGGGACATTTACGAAAAGTAGTTTTGAGCGAATGGTACAACTTAAGGAGCATGAAATACTACCGATTATAACGCCAGTGGGTTACCCAGCAGAGAATAAAAGCCTCATCGAACGAATGATGCGATATCTCGCTAATTCTAAAAACCGTAAGCCTTGGGAAGAACTGTTCTTCAACCAAGATGTTCAATCTCCATTAATCCAGGAGGAAGCATCGTCCTATAAAGATGTATTAGAGATGGTAAGGTTAGCACCTTCCGCATCGAATAAGCAGCCGTGGCGTGTTGTTAAGGTAGATAATCAATGGCACTTCTACCTTGCGCATAATCGTACCTATAGCAAGGCAATGCGTTATAATCTACAACGGATTGATTTAGGGATTGCAATGTGCCATTTTGAATTAACGGCATCCGAATTAGGATTACAGGGTTCGTGGCAAATACAATCGAATTATCCTTCTGTCAATTCTATGGATTGGGAGTATATTGCAACCTGGCAGGGTTAAGATAATTTTATAAGGTAAAACCCTGGGGGAATGATAGTGATGAAGAAAATCTTAGTGTTTTTTACAGGTGGGACGATTGGGAGTAAGCAAAGCGGAGACACCATTGATGTAGAATCTAGTACGGCACATATCATTGGTTTATATGAATCGTATTCGGACAAGGAACACGTAAACTTTACGGTTAAACAGAAGATAAACCTTCTGAGTGAGAATATTGTGCCTAAAGATTGGGAGTATATCATCCATGAGTTAAAAGTTGCCATCCAAGAAAATCAATACGATGGTGTCATTATCACCCATGGAACGGATACTCTACCGTATTCCGTGGCGGCCGTTAGCTTTCTCTTCCATGACACGACGATTCCTATGGTGTTCATTGCAAGTAATGAACCTGTCGTTGATCATCATAGCGACGGATTTATTAACTTTAATGCTGCGGTTGATTTAATTGTTAACGATCCGATTCCTAGAGTTCTATTTATTTTCCAAAACACCAGGGGTAATATCCATGTGTTTTTAGGCACTAGAATTCAGCAATCGCTCACGTTTCAGCACTCGTTTGATAGTTTCGAACTGTTAATTTGGGGAGAAATGTGCAATCGTCGTTTGCGCATGTATCATAAGCCATTGCCTGGCCAAGAAGAACAAATACATGATGTACAAATATTAAAGCCTTTACCGAAAAAGCTAGACATACAACCTAGATTTGATGATCGAATTTTGTACATACAACCATATCCAGGACTAAGCTATGATATGCTTTCTTTCGGGAGTAAAAAGCCAAAGGCAATTATCCATGATATGTATCATTCAAGCACCTCATCCATTCGTGAAAGCTACTCAGTGATTGACTTTATTAAGCGCTGCCAGCATGAGGGGATTGATGTTTTCCTTACATCCTTTGAAGATAGAGCTGCGTCTTATACCACAACTCACGAGATTTTGAAAAGTGGCGCTATTCCCGTTTACAACATGCTAAAAGAAACGAGCATTGTGAAGTTAATGTTAGCCTACGGAAACGGCTTAAGTGCTAAAGAAGTGATTCGGTTTATGAATGAACAGACGATTTATATAGAGCACTTACACAAATAATGTATCCAGTCGATTACAATTACATCACCAAAGTAAAGAAGTTTGCAGAGTCTGCAAACTTTTTTAGTATAGATTATCTATAGTGGGGAAAGCATATAATATCAGAGCAAGTCTATCGGTCATACGCGGAAATCTCTAACAATGGTTCACTGTAGTGCATATGATACAGTAAAAGATTCAGCTTCATTAGTTTTTACGAAGGGGAGTGTGTAATTTGATTAAGACAGTGAGTATGGAAGACATTGAAAAAATCACAAGAGATTTAGAAAGTGAATTACGTGAAAAAGCAATCGAATATGACGTGAATAATGAGACAGCAGTTGGGAAAAAATTCATTGCTGGACAAATCATTGGACTCAATTCAGCACTCCATAAAATAAAAAAACTATTATAATAAAAGCATTTTTTATTGGTTTTGGTGATCTTTCTCTAACGCATGATCAGATTTTGGTCTGAGTAGGAAACCAGATATAATAGCAGTAATCGGTATCGCGAAGATTAACCCAATGCTACCAGACAAAGCTCTTACTAATTCTGTAGCTAGAAAATCCATATTCATCAGTTTAATAAAGGGTTGTTCATAAGCCATTAAAAGTAAAAATAATGGGATCGAGGCACCCGTATATGCTAAAATTAGCGTATTCGACATCGTGCCCATAATATCTTTTCCAACATTCATGCCTGAATTTATTAGCTCTTTGAAGCTAAGGTTCATGCTTTTTTTGTGTATTTCTTCCATAGCCGATGCAATGGAGATACTAACGTCCATAACAGCCCCTAGGGCACCGATAATAATACCAGCTAATAATAAGCCGCGGAAATTAAATGTAATTTCTTGTGGGATATATAGTAGCATTTGTGCCTCTTCGCCAGATAAGCCCTTCAAGTTCGCTAACGAACTAATGAAAATAGACAGCAGCGCTGCAGTTGTTAGACCACCTAGTGTGCCTAAGCTTGCAGCTAACGTTTTCTTGGTGAAGCCACATACAATCAAGAAAGTTATAGTAGAGACAGCGAGTCCTGTAATCAAGGCTAGCGGCACAGGGCTATATCCCTGGAATAATAACGGCAGCATTACCTTTCCTATAATAAGTACGGTTAACCCAAGAGTAATGACAGATTTCACACCCTGCATACGACCAATGAGAATTAATAATAGAATGAAAGCAGCTACCAGTAGATATATATACCGATCGCGAATGAAATCCATCATGTGGGCCTGCATAACCCCGTCCTGTTCTTCTAAGAACATAAGAATACGATCCCCTTCTTTAACCCAAAGGTCATAGGCAGGATTGCCAAACATCATATTTTCTGATTCAATAATCTTTCCTTTGTATGTGCCATCTAAGATTTCTACTTCAAACCTTTGCATGTCGGCCTTCATGCCACCACCATAGTCAAAGTTTCTCTTTTCCTCGATAATCTTAATAACTCTTCCCTTCACATGTTCAGTAGGTACTTCTAAATTCTCTACTGTTTGTCCCAAAACCGAAGTAGGGAGAACTAGAAATGTAAGGATTAATACAATAGCTAGAAATCTATGGTTCATGTTAACCTCCATGGAATTTTTAATGAGTGATTAATATCTAAAAGATTATATCATAGAAACATTGATATCTCACGTATTGAGTAAGAAAAAAACACTAGGTTTGATATGTCGTTACCAACATATCAAACCTAGTGTGCTATTAGTTACTTCTAAGTTGTGAATGCGTATTTAATCTTTTTCAATGATTACTGCTATTTTACTCGGTCCGTGGACGCCAATGCTTAAGTCCATTTCTATATCAGCGCTTCGGCTAGGGCCAGTAATGAAGTTCACAGAAGAAGGTAACGCATTCGAGTTCGCTAAGTCAATAAATACTTGGGATGTGTGTTTTACGAATTGACTTGTCTTGACTATCGCAATGTGCAAGTTAGGCATAAGGCTAATGCTTCTTTCTTTGCCGATGCCAGCTTCTAAGACGATGGAACCTGTTTCTGCAACGGCATATTTTGCACCTGTGATGCCTGTATCTGCATCCTTAGCAAAGAGTTTATAAGCAACGGTAGAATCTTCACTGGTCATCAATTCATACCCGTATTGCCCTAAGTTTTTTATTGGATATGCCTTAAGCGTTGGATCACTCCAGCTAATGATTTTTTTTGCGTTCGTTTCCTTTAATAGTTCAAGTAGGTGCTGGAACGTTTCCTCAGGAGAATTGCTTATCTTGACAATGCCACTTAACGCTTCCAGCTCATTCTTGAATTTATCAACTAGCGCTTCCGCAGTATCACCAATTTCAGCATAGGTAATCGCGTAATGACGACGTATTTCTGCTATGTCTTTCAATGCTTCAGTTTTTTCTGTTTTCGGGATTCTTGCAATGCGTTCTGTGACATGACGGAGGAAGTTCTGTTTAGTAGTCGCCATTAGTTGTCACCTCGTTTCAATTCTCTCCAACGCTCATGGAAGGATTTTTTAGCTAACGCTGGGAAATCTCTGGTTTTCGTCCATTCTGATATTGGTGCAGGTAATCCACCACGGATTTTTCCATCTCGTACCCATGGAATCTGTGCTTTACGACCAACTTTCTTTAGTAATGCATATTGCGTTTGGCTAGAAAAGGCCCGTGCATACATACCGAACGCCATTTTTTCGGCTGCATTGCCGCTGTATTTGACTTTATCTTTCCTTAACTCTAGAAGCTTTTCATGTAAAGGAATCTTCACAGGACAAGCATCCCAACAAGCAGC
The nucleotide sequence above comes from Desulfuribacillus stibiiarsenatis. Encoded proteins:
- a CDS encoding LutC/YkgG family protein produces the protein MATTKQNFLRHVTERIARIPKTEKTEALKDIAEIRRHYAITYAEIGDTAEALVDKFKNELEALSGIVKISNSPEETFQHLLELLKETNAKKIISWSDPTLKAYPIKNLGQYGYELMTSEDSTVAYKLFAKDADTGITGAKYAVAETGSIVLEAGIGKERSISLMPNLHIAIVKTSQFVKHTSQVFIDLANSNALPSSVNFITGPSRSADIEMDLSIGVHGPSKIAVIIEKD
- a CDS encoding molybdopterin-dependent oxidoreductase, whose translation is MGEEVKFSRRSFVKGVAAVGATAGIGYGAYSLTGLKEVEPIDAPVPGVTPSATSTFYNACPRNCYDTCSLVTTVEEGVIKRVSGNPDNSYTRGKLCVKGNSYTRSVYSPDRILYPMRQKGRGTGNWERISWDEAFTEIAQNIIKIKENYGSTLPICLNKYSGNFEIMHYGIEGTLSSIGYTSRATGTPCWPAGIDAQTFDFGTIYNNDPEDLVNSKYLILWGVNPAWCSVHSMYLVEEAKRRGCKIVAIDPILTATASKANEYIQIKPSTDGALALGMAKYILDNKLYDSQWLESNAKGHEEFFAYLKDKVTVKWASEKTGVPVEVIEQLAKEYAQADPANIWIGYGMQRHTNGGASVRAIDALAAITGNIGKPGGGAQYAQLETWGFNYHAMVHDAPEGSQGDGNRAINMNNFGAEVLAAQEPPIKMLWIAARNPVAQDPETSVVLKAFESMDFVVTADMYMNETVRMSDIVLPVTTLFETPGVNVSYWHYWLNLNEQAIQSLGEAKSDVEIAMGLSAKMNQLAQGSCTYPTEGNLEEWVEKECNEGIFTQFGLKDFKDLKTKKSVKAKNNLIAWADGKFRTPSGKYELYSEEAVKFGNKALPEYIEELQTPAEYPFRCISPHWKLNLHSQFQNLDWVEAIHNKPFIEIHPKVAQKMGIKDGDSIKMYNDLGFIVVPAKITATISEDIVVVYEAWYKDKDFNVNFTTKAIPADMGAKATGMPGIAFHDNFVNITKA
- a CDS encoding TorD/DmsD family molecular chaperone — translated: MTINLLQVEMNQAKLSLYHILSQYYLKGVQKLNKDIVQTLREINIEEYPDIQSGIQRIIEGLSQDEDSYLQTNYEYSKLFVGPEKVVATPYESVYRSRDRLLMQKETIDVRNFYRKLGLEVIKKGSQPDDHLGLELDCMCYMLYQSLKQPEEQFYNNLYRDFIKNHISQWVPKHCELVLEYSKTLVCTGMAQLLKGLIALELSSIEQSKQELDVLS
- a CDS encoding asparaginase; this encodes MKKILVFFTGGTIGSKQSGDTIDVESSTAHIIGLYESYSDKEHVNFTVKQKINLLSENIVPKDWEYIIHELKVAIQENQYDGVIITHGTDTLPYSVAAVSFLFHDTTIPMVFIASNEPVVDHHSDGFINFNAAVDLIVNDPIPRVLFIFQNTRGNIHVFLGTRIQQSLTFQHSFDSFELLIWGEMCNRRLRMYHKPLPGQEEQIHDVQILKPLPKKLDIQPRFDDRILYIQPYPGLSYDMLSFGSKKPKAIIHDMYHSSTSSIRESYSVIDFIKRCQHEGIDVFLTSFEDRAASYTTTHEILKSGAIPVYNMLKETSIVKLMLAYGNGLSAKEVIRFMNEQTIYIEHLHK
- a CDS encoding nitroreductase family protein, giving the protein MALTKKVFAKPMTDIITERISVRTYNPKGLTETVRNDLIEYGKTIIPPFQSKIRFEIIENDGIADSTKGKIGTYGVIKGSKYYIAAVVENGEKNLEDIGYTLEQLILYATSKGLGTCWLGGTFTKSSFERMVQLKEHEILPIITPVGYPAENKSLIERMMRYLANSKNRKPWEELFFNQDVQSPLIQEEASSYKDVLEMVRLAPSASNKQPWRVVKVDNQWHFYLAHNRTYSKAMRYNLQRIDLGIAMCHFELTASELGLQGSWQIQSNYPSVNSMDWEYIATWQG
- a CDS encoding YibE/F family protein; amino-acid sequence: MNHRFLAIVLILTFLVLPTSVLGQTVENLEVPTEHVKGRVIKIIEEKRNFDYGGGMKADMQRFEVEILDGTYKGKIIESENMMFGNPAYDLWVKEGDRILMFLEEQDGVMQAHMMDFIRDRYIYLLVAAFILLLILIGRMQGVKSVITLGLTVLIIGKVMLPLLFQGYSPVPLALITGLAVSTITFLIVCGFTKKTLAASLGTLGGLTTAALLSIFISSLANLKGLSGEEAQMLLYIPQEITFNFRGLLLAGIIIGALGAVMDVSISIASAMEEIHKKSMNLSFKELINSGMNVGKDIMGTMSNTLILAYTGASIPLFLLLMAYEQPFIKLMNMDFLATELVRALSGSIGLIFAIPITAIISGFLLRPKSDHALEKDHQNQ
- a CDS encoding 4Fe-4S dicluster domain-containing protein, encoding MTKKLGFLVNCERCVGCHTCEMACKNYYQQDPGIRWRKVALVKEGINTTVPVREYISLACNHCEEPACMKVCPVSAYEKREDGIVLHKYDLCIGCKLCIEACPYTVPEYNKDKEKVEKCHMCYEKLDKGEKPACVAGCPLDAIDVIDLNSTTETGFTTEYAGFADPSVTKPSTRFIKPVEIKQIRRD